The sequence gTATTTGAGCTTattttgattaaatttttttgtataaaataaaatatataataattatatttcataattttatcatatatatgttgttgtttagattttaaactttggtaaaaatatattattatatatatacatatttaaggtttttatataatatttaaaatatattaattactatattatattattattttatataatattccGGTCCGACTAATTGAACCGTTTTTTTAGGGTTTATCTATTCGATTACTGATCTGATTATGAAAACATTGTTTTAAAGCTTGTACGAAGTTTTCTGCAAATTCTTGATTGTTCTTTGAAGATCTTGAGATCCGAGTATTTATAAGCAAGAGTCGTTCCTAAAAATAGCCGGTGTTTGTTTGCCCCAAAATATTCGACATTTAAGTAGAGCATGTCACGACTCACATATCTTTGTATTCTTTCTAAATATAGTACAATGGCGCAGAGCTATATGCACCGAAAGTAGAATACGGAAACCAACATCTCATTTATTCCTTTGTCTTTAGTGAGAGTTCATTCAAAATCCTTGGAGCATAGTAGATAGAATGTCAAGAGTTGATCTACTCTGGATTGATTTAGAATAGAATAATTTGATCCGATCAGTTAGCTATTTCAGATCACTTATCTAGCTTTCAAATCATTCTTCTTAGCTTACAATTCTGATTTGTTCTATCGAATCAGTTTGATTTATCTTATCGAATTGGTTTGGTTTAACTTTGTCTGATCAtattttgtcatcaccaaaacttGTGTGTTATTTAACATGAATGCAAAATTTAATATCTAATTCAAGTGCTTTATTGAACTAGCTAACTTTGTTTTTTCCCCCCACCAAATAAGGtctgatgaaaatatttatttttgttataagAATGAATTTTTTAATCGCATTCAGgggaaaaaattattattattttgacaaTCTTAGTTATTCGATGTGAAAACTAGTATTATAGTGGTTTCTTGTTAACATTTTTTACTTCGTGGCTTTTTGCAAACAAAATTTCCAAGAGTGAATAATTAGATAATTTCCTAGCTGTTTTATTTGTGTAAATGAAAGAAgaatatatatttctataattATTTAGTAGTTGTGTAAATAGAATTATTAAATCTCTCGTTtagtatatgatttttttttgggtGTGAATATTATTTGACAATTTTAGTTACAAATAGTTTtccaaatttttcttttggatgtgaACATAATTGTTAGAGCACGTTGACTCTTATTACTTGTTTGGACCACATCGAGTCTATTTCATCAATTATTTCATTCCACACAACTCATTCAACTAAAATATCAATAAACTTtggctcaaaaaaaaaaaaaatcaataaactaAATACTTGATCAATGGTCAGAAGTTTGATTTTTCGTGCCAAAACTTTTTCGAATGAGATTGTTCCATAGAGTTATTCAATGTGATATAACCGACTAACGTGATATGCATGCTACTATGTTATTTCGAAATTTTATTCAGTGCACATCGATTGATACCAAATACAACttccataataaaaaaataaaaaaaaaaattgtgaaccAACCATAGTGGATACAAGAAACTTTCCGAAACTACTTAAAATTTCGTGATTAGTATTCCATTTTAAAACTTGCATTACAATATATATGAAAGGtttctaacatctttataagcgAAAACAAATTTACATATTTGACCTCATATCTAATTAGCAGTACTAGTCATCTGAACTTGTCCATTACCCTCACTCTTCTTTTCCTTTAATGCCCTGGTCGCCGCGGTCGTCCTCCACCGGAAGAAAGTCCCGAACAACGACTCCATTTCCTCCAACGTCTTCCCTCGAGTCTCGGGGAGTAAAGTGTAAAAGAACACCCATGCGACGCACGCGATGGCGGCATACAAAAAGAATGCCCCTCCAATGGTGATAGCGTTGCTCAAAGATAAAAATGTCATGGAAATCACCCCACTGGTGACCCGATTCACCGCCACTCCCATACTGCACCCTTGGGCCCTCAACTTTAAGGGGAAAATCTCGGAACTGTAAACCCACGTAATCGGGCCCATCCCGATCGAAAAAAGGGACACATAAGCTAAAACAGACCCTATACACAAAGCTATGGCCCAAATCAGCCTGTGTTCGGAGTTGGAAATGATGGTAAGCCCAGTACCCAGGCCCACTAGACTGATGATCATTCCGGCCACACTGGAGAGAAGCAACGGCCGCCGTCCGATCTTATCCAACATAAAAGTGGCCACCAAGATGAACAAGGTCTTGGTGAATCCGACGGCCATGGTGGCGAGTAGCTTATCGGTGTCTTTCTTTATCCCGGCCCTCTCGAAAATGTCGGGGCTGTAGAGCACCACGGAGTCGATGCCGCTGGCCTGTTGGAAGAAGTGTATCCCCACGCCGCAAATGAGGATGTGGCGAACGGCGGGGGTGGGGCGGAGGAGGAGGTCGCGCCACACGCCTTCGCCGTGGTGCTTCTTGGGGACCGAAACGACGTCGTCGTGGCAGTCCTCCGGTATTCCGGCAGCCTGTTTGATGTCCGCCAGCCTCAGTGTGGACTCCTCCGGCGAATCGGAGGTCTTGTCCAGCACTCGCTTTGCGTCCGCCAGCCGGCCTTGCATTACGAGCCAACGCGGTGACTCCGGCATGGCCAGCACGGCTAAGGCGATGAACACGGACGGGATCGCCCCCACTCCCAGCATGAAACGCCACCCTATGTTGGTTGGGAGCTTTGAGAATCCATAATTCGAGACGTAACCCAGCAGTATACCTGCACTCAGACATCAAACAAACACATCCTAGCTATATTAATTAGCGACATATCCATATTtagaatataataataataataataattcgaAAGATAAAATCATTTCACTATAGCTTTTGTGTTAATGAATATATAAAATTGTAATTCGACATTAGGCTGCAGTAAAATAAAActatatatgatgaagaaaaatataattttgttatatgattgttatttaattttattatgttaCCATGATTAATTACATTGATTGAATGATCTATCAATCAATACGTACACACACTTTATTCGACGTAACGTCAAATGTTGTAAAATTGAGCAATGAAAACATAACATCATGTTAAGTCACGATCAAGGTATGGTAGGAAAATTGGAAAAGGGGAGCCATTCGTTTAAACAAGTTGTGGGCACACATTGTACCAAATCgataaaattcaaatatatatatatatatatattattgttttctataaaatcaataatcaatttccttattttaatttatttatttatgtgatgAAACAcgaagtttaaaaaaaatcaagaaaaaatatAGATTGAATACACTTCTAATAACTGGTTACAAAATATTTCATCATCTTAAAATCTTAAATGAAATCATATAAtactatttttaattattaatacaattttaaatttctaattATACAAGTTTGAGACTAAATCAATATTTGTACCTCAAATAAAAAAGGccaggttatatatatatatatatatatatacacgcacacacacaaagtCTAAAGAAAGAGAGTTTGAGAGACAAACAAGAGCGACATCGATCTAATTGATtttagatagagatggtttcaTTTAATattgtaatttattttttattttagaccTCTAATTCTGAATATAAAATTAGCTcacttaataaaattattattattattattattattattattattattattattattatttgtcttTTCTAATTATTTCTGACAGCAAAGCTCAAAACGACCCTTCAACAAAATACACCAACCAATTATGTCCTTCACGTCTCTTGAGTTTTGACAAGCTCTGACTtaactattattttttaatacatgGCTACAATTATTTagaaagaaaattttattttgctcACCTCTATTTTTACACGCCAATCacatattttatgtttattataaattttaaacaaaGTTATCGTGTCTCCAATTTTAATTCATacatattcaaaaaaaaaagagaaaacaaAAACCATGAAAAACATGGTGAAAGTGAAGCATAGAAAATCATAAAGATGATTGAAAAAGTATGAACATACCAAAATTGATGAACACTTCGGGGAAAGAAGTGAGGAAGCCCCGGGAGGAAGCCGGCGCCACCTCCGCCGTGTACACCGGCGCAATCATCAGTGCATAGCCGACACCTATGCCGGCCACGAACCGGCCCACCATGAGGAAGGCGTAGTTGGTGGCGAATCCCATGAGCAGGGCTCCGGCGAAGAATATTGCTCCGGCGAAGATTATGGTGTAGCGGCGGCCGATCCAGTCGGAGGTGCGGCCGGCGGCGGCGGAGCCGAGCAGCGAGTATAGGTTGAGAATCCCCATGATCACTTCTTTTTGCACGTCCGTCATGGGAATGGTCTTCCGGATGTAGATTATAGCTCCACTCATCACTCCTATATctgaaatataatatttatacacaCTTTTATTACCAAAAGTTGTACAAAAATTAAATCTTtatattatctatatatatatatatagagagagagtaATGTTTATGGGAAGCAATCTACCGAGGTTTCCCCGCAAAGAGTATGATATTTAAGTATGATTCTTTTATAGTAATTAGTTCCAAAGAAAGTGGAagagtcatatatatatatgtaccatATCCAAGTAAGATGGAGGTCATGGAGGCTAAGAAAGAGCAGGCCAAAGCATATTTGTTTCTCTTTGGTTTCGCCGGTGGATCGAAAGCCGGAATGGGTTCGACATGGCCGGAGGGCACACCATGTTTGCCGTCGGCCATcatggcggcggcggcggcggtggCGGTGGCGAAGGCGGTTTGGTTTGGAGTTGGAAAACGAGTGACTTGTTTAGAATAGCTAGTTAAGTTGTATGTATGTATGGAGTCGAGTGGATTGGGTATAAATAGAAGAATGAGGTTGCCTTAGGATCAAATTATCAATTTGCTACTTATTTAATTAGTAAATGGATAAAAATTACCATGATTATtcataaaatcaaataaattaccataataataataataataataataataagtaattaatcttatatatatatatataaacaatagCGTTTTCAGAAACTATATTAAAAATTCAATTACAAACTAGGACACGTGCTTGTTTGTATTTGTTTGAAGGTGACTACGACAAGAATATGTCGATGGTTAAACTGTAAGTTAGAATCAAAAGATTAGACAAATGGTTTCAGGTatgatataagtaatatatagataagtagtgtaatgtaataaaaaataaataagaaataatagTTAGAATTgtattgaatttgattgatagattatggtttatttgatttgattgattaaattttatataaaaatgttaaataactattttgtccttttaacaataaataaaataaaaattaattaatt comes from Henckelia pumila isolate YLH828 chromosome 4, ASM3356847v2, whole genome shotgun sequence and encodes:
- the LOC140860002 gene encoding polyol transporter 5-like translates to MMADGKHGVPSGHVEPIPAFDPPAKPKRNKYALACSFLASMTSILLGYDIGVMSGAIIYIRKTIPMTDVQKEVIMGILNLYSLLGSAAAGRTSDWIGRRYTIIFAGAIFFAGALLMGFATNYAFLMVGRFVAGIGVGYALMIAPVYTAEVAPASSRGFLTSFPEVFINFGILLGYVSNYGFSKLPTNIGWRFMLGVGAIPSVFIALAVLAMPESPRWLVMQGRLADAKRVLDKTSDSPEESTLRLADIKQAAGIPEDCHDDVVSVPKKHHGEGVWRDLLLRPTPAVRHILICGVGIHFFQQASGIDSVVLYSPDIFERAGIKKDTDKLLATMAVGFTKTLFILVATFMLDKIGRRPLLLSSVAGMIISLVGLGTGLTIISNSEHRLIWAIALCIGSVLAYVSLFSIGMGPITWVYSSEIFPLKLRAQGCSMGVAVNRVTSGVISMTFLSLSNAITIGGAFFLYAAIACVAWVFFYTLLPETRGKTLEEMESLFGTFFRWRTTAATRALKEKKSEGNGQVQMTSTAN